One window of the Amycolatopsis mediterranei genome contains the following:
- a CDS encoding PP2C family protein-serine/threonine phosphatase, with amino-acid sequence MRPDLARIRRRLRTACTEAGVPAEDRGRLVLAVTLLAEPALTAGETVDVATAASDRRLAVTVQLDHAVGQGSRNALPLLPERGDGRTLTWHLTGGEPAAPADPDDDRATREEMLALVARADTLAHEQRDLKHELAETNSGVLAMYVELEQRDEQLRRAHAAIFRELEDALRPRPPVVPGLELAVHYSPTDQDSPTGGDLYDWFVLPDGQVHVTLVDAVGHGVTSTRHALTVTHAIRTLALEGHPFRDLIAHASHTLAAIEPGLMATVLLARVDPATGRTRFANGGHPEPVLVTAAEPARLLPAPLPGRGVGFPDPGSRELVDVVLAEGDTVLLYTDGLVESRKDVDEGQSRLLKLAEAHRIRPVAGLPRELVTRMHDVVLHADDTVVLALRRTAAS; translated from the coding sequence ATGCGCCCCGACCTGGCCCGGATCCGGCGCCGCCTCCGCACGGCCTGCACCGAAGCCGGCGTGCCCGCCGAGGACCGCGGGCGGCTGGTCCTCGCCGTCACGCTGCTCGCCGAGCCCGCCCTCACCGCGGGCGAAACGGTGGACGTGGCGACGGCGGCGTCGGACCGGCGGCTCGCCGTCACCGTGCAGCTCGACCACGCCGTCGGCCAGGGCAGCCGCAACGCCCTGCCGCTGCTGCCCGAGCGCGGCGACGGCCGGACGCTGACCTGGCACCTCACCGGCGGCGAGCCGGCGGCCCCTGCCGACCCCGACGACGACCGGGCGACGCGCGAAGAGATGCTGGCGCTGGTGGCCCGCGCCGACACCCTCGCCCACGAACAGCGGGACCTCAAGCACGAACTCGCGGAGACCAACAGCGGCGTGCTGGCGATGTACGTCGAGCTAGAACAGCGCGACGAGCAGCTCCGCCGGGCGCACGCGGCCATCTTCCGCGAGCTGGAGGACGCGCTGCGCCCGCGGCCGCCGGTGGTGCCGGGCCTCGAGCTGGCCGTCCACTATTCGCCGACCGACCAGGATTCCCCCACCGGCGGCGACCTGTACGACTGGTTCGTCCTCCCCGACGGCCAGGTCCACGTGACCCTGGTCGACGCGGTCGGCCACGGCGTCACCTCGACCCGGCACGCCTTGACGGTGACGCACGCGATCCGCACGCTCGCCTTGGAGGGTCACCCGTTCCGCGACCTGATCGCGCACGCGTCCCACACCCTGGCCGCGATCGAGCCGGGCCTGATGGCCACGGTGCTGCTGGCCCGCGTGGACCCGGCCACCGGCCGCACCCGGTTCGCGAACGGCGGCCACCCGGAGCCGGTGCTGGTCACGGCGGCCGAGCCGGCGCGGCTGCTGCCGGCGCCGCTGCCGGGCCGCGGGGTCGGCTTCCCCGACCCGGGCAGCCGCGAACTGGTCGACGTGGTCCTGGCCGAGGGCGACACGGTGCTGCTCTACACCGACGGCCTGGTGGAGAGCCGCAAGGACGTCGACGAAGGCCAGTCCCGGCTGCTGAAGCTGGCGGAGGCCCACCGGATCCGGCCGGTGGCGGGCCTGCCGCGCGAGCTGGTGACCCGGATGCACGACGTGGTGCTGCACGCCGACGACACGGTCGTCCTCGCGCTGCGCCGGACCGCCGCGTCGTAG
- a CDS encoding MarR family transcriptional regulator, with the protein MSDLARLLEAVVEGERDVSPRPLSVSQLRAVVALDRHDGVNLRQLAEQLGSTPPLVSRLCDRLEAVGFLERLPSARSRRELTLRLSDRGRAYLQDLRARRRDRVQALLAKMSPAGRSALAAGLQEYRALADAAGDPPDLHS; encoded by the coding sequence GTGTCGGACCTCGCCCGCCTCCTGGAGGCGGTGGTCGAGGGCGAGCGGGACGTGTCGCCGCGTCCGCTGTCGGTGTCGCAGCTGCGCGCGGTCGTCGCGCTGGATCGCCACGACGGGGTCAACCTGCGGCAGCTGGCCGAGCAGCTGGGCTCGACGCCGCCGCTGGTCAGCAGGCTCTGCGACCGGCTGGAGGCGGTCGGGTTCCTCGAACGCCTGCCCAGCGCGCGCAGCCGGCGGGAGCTGACGCTGCGGCTGTCCGACCGCGGGCGCGCCTACCTGCAGGACCTGCGGGCGCGGCGGCGGGACCGCGTTCAGGCGCTGCTGGCGAAGATGAGCCCGGCGGGCCGGAGCGCGCTCGCCGCCGGGCTGCAGGAGTACCGGGCCCTGGCCGACGCGGCCGGGGACCCCCCGGATTTGCATTCCTGA
- a CDS encoding PP2C family protein-serine/threonine phosphatase produces the protein MDRSLAVERLLRDVPPHDLPGALRSGLGEHFGTLAVELLMADYALTELCQVGEQPYTAEPIPVDGTTPGAAFLTQTATFTRDGDQVTGFLPVSVRGDRLGVLAVTLPGEPEPPVWAELQRFAEAVAHELFVADRDTDLYIQARRSSRLTLAAEMQWQLLPGRACTRPEFALGGQLEPAYAIYGDCFDWSASARKLAVTLINGMGEGSEAALLTNLAVNALRNARRAGIPLDAQAELADQALYAHYRGAEHVAALLLEFELATGAVTVVDAGSPRLWRLRDGKAERILFDEQLPLGTFDGTIYTLEGFQAADGDRFVFVSDGVYNALGPHGERYGDRELAEAVAATAELPAAHVPGAVLRELSTRRHGSQAEDDAMVVCLDWFGSTPLSGTGNGPAVTVRRTDADR, from the coding sequence TTGGACAGATCCCTGGCGGTGGAGCGTCTCCTGCGTGACGTCCCGCCGCACGACCTGCCCGGTGCCCTGCGCTCGGGACTCGGCGAGCACTTCGGCACGCTGGCGGTCGAGCTGCTGATGGCCGACTACGCACTGACCGAACTCTGCCAGGTGGGCGAGCAGCCCTACACGGCGGAGCCGATTCCGGTCGACGGGACGACCCCCGGGGCGGCCTTCCTCACCCAGACGGCGACGTTCACCCGCGACGGCGACCAGGTCACCGGCTTCCTGCCGGTCAGCGTCCGCGGCGACCGGCTCGGCGTCCTGGCCGTCACCCTGCCGGGCGAACCCGAACCGCCGGTGTGGGCCGAGCTCCAGCGGTTCGCCGAAGCGGTGGCCCACGAGCTGTTCGTCGCCGACCGCGACACCGACCTCTACATCCAGGCGCGGCGGTCTTCGCGGCTGACGCTGGCCGCGGAAATGCAGTGGCAGCTGCTGCCCGGGCGGGCCTGCACCCGCCCCGAATTCGCGCTCGGCGGCCAGCTGGAGCCCGCCTACGCCATCTACGGGGACTGCTTCGACTGGTCGGCGTCCGCCCGGAAGCTCGCGGTCACGCTGATCAACGGCATGGGGGAAGGCAGCGAAGCGGCGCTGCTGACGAACCTCGCGGTGAACGCGCTGCGCAACGCCCGGCGCGCCGGGATCCCGCTCGACGCCCAGGCCGAACTCGCCGACCAGGCGCTCTACGCGCACTACCGCGGCGCCGAGCACGTGGCCGCGCTGCTGCTGGAGTTCGAGCTCGCCACCGGTGCGGTGACCGTGGTCGACGCCGGCTCGCCGCGGCTCTGGCGGCTGCGGGACGGGAAGGCCGAGCGGATCCTCTTCGACGAACAGCTCCCGCTCGGCACGTTCGACGGCACGATCTACACGCTCGAAGGCTTCCAGGCCGCCGACGGCGACCGGTTCGTCTTCGTCAGCGACGGCGTCTACAACGCCCTCGGCCCGCACGGTGAGCGCTACGGGGACCGGGAGCTCGCCGAGGCGGTGGCGGCGACGGCGGAGCTGCCGGCGGCGCACGTGCCGGGCGCGGTGCTGCGGGAGCTCTCCACCCGCCGCCACGGCAGCCAGGCCGAGGACGACGCGATGGTGGTGTGCCTCGACTGGTTCGGCTCGACGCCGTTGTCCGGCACCGGGAACGGACCGGCGGTGACCGTGCGGCGCACCGACGCGGACCGGTAG
- a CDS encoding SpoIIE family protein phosphatase, protein MTATVAGLTRQIRVDHPSAGYAAARVARETAHEAGFAGVLADRAAVVAAELAGNIDKHTGGGSVFVQPSLFGGPGGEAPGPGQCPGCHSTLTGRGVDVLAADDGPGMADLDHWLVDGNTTTATMGTGLGAVKRMAAEFRITSSPATGTLAAARLLDPAVPPPRRAIGHFRLPRDGEEYCGDAIALADVTGSRTAVVADGLGHGPEAAEAAEAALRVFTENPDRPLSHQLTNMHRALRTTRGAAVALVRIAPRRLEFCGVGNVSGASLGAGPSRLLLSTPGIVGFTLPSAPVRHLTLADDDVVVLHTDGVGTGWRVPGRAPDLLLLAADLAHRHRNARDDAAMLALSADRSA, encoded by the coding sequence ATGACCGCCACCGTCGCCGGCCTGACGCGCCAGATCCGCGTCGACCACCCCAGCGCCGGGTACGCCGCCGCCCGCGTCGCCCGCGAAACCGCGCACGAGGCCGGGTTCGCGGGCGTGCTCGCCGACCGCGCCGCGGTGGTGGCGGCCGAGCTCGCCGGCAACATCGACAAGCACACCGGCGGCGGCTCGGTGTTCGTGCAGCCCTCGCTTTTCGGGGGTCCGGGTGGCGAAGCCCCCGGCCCGGGGCAGTGCCCCGGTTGTCACAGCACGCTCACCGGGCGCGGCGTCGACGTGCTGGCCGCCGACGACGGGCCCGGCATGGCCGACCTCGACCACTGGCTGGTCGACGGCAACACGACCACCGCCACGATGGGCACCGGCCTCGGCGCGGTGAAGCGGATGGCGGCCGAGTTCCGGATCACGTCCTCGCCCGCGACCGGCACCCTCGCCGCCGCCCGCCTGCTCGACCCCGCCGTGCCACCGCCCCGCCGCGCGATCGGGCACTTCCGCCTGCCGCGCGACGGCGAGGAGTACTGCGGGGACGCCATCGCGCTGGCCGACGTCACCGGCAGCCGGACCGCGGTCGTCGCCGACGGGCTCGGCCACGGCCCCGAAGCCGCCGAAGCCGCGGAGGCCGCGCTGCGCGTGTTCACCGAGAACCCGGACCGCCCGCTGTCGCACCAGCTGACGAACATGCACCGGGCGCTGCGCACGACCCGCGGCGCGGCGGTCGCGCTCGTGCGGATCGCGCCGCGGCGGCTCGAGTTCTGCGGCGTCGGCAACGTCAGCGGCGCCAGCCTCGGCGCCGGGCCGTCCCGGCTGCTGCTCAGCACCCCCGGCATCGTCGGGTTCACCCTGCCCTCGGCGCCGGTCCGGCACCTGACGCTGGCCGATGACGACGTCGTGGTCCTGCACACCGACGGCGTCGGCACCGGCTGGCGCGTTCCCGGCCGGGCCCCGGACCTGCTCCTGCTCGCCGCGGACCTCGCCCACCGGCACCGCAACGCCCGCGACGACGCGGCGATGCTCGCCCTCAGCGCGGACCGGTCCGCCTGA
- a CDS encoding SDR family oxidoreductase, with protein MSEQPAQQQTPPGTTAAMTPRPDHGEHTYRGSGKLTGKAALITGADSGIGRAVAIAYAREGADVLISYLDEHEDAEETRRWVEEAGRKAVVVPGDVADPAHCRALVARAVEEFGRLDVLVNNAAFQMSHETLEEIPDEEWDRTLAINLSAFFHLAKAAVPHMKPGASIIGSSSVNSDNPTPQLLPYDVTKAGIANMTAALAQLLGPRGIRANSVAPGPIWTPLIPSTMPEEQVKSFGEQVPLGRAGQPAELAPVYVLLASDDGSYVSGARVAVTGGAPIL; from the coding sequence GTGTCCGAGCAGCCCGCTCAGCAGCAGACCCCGCCCGGGACGACCGCCGCGATGACGCCGCGGCCCGACCACGGCGAACACACCTACCGCGGCTCCGGCAAGCTGACCGGCAAGGCGGCGCTCATCACCGGCGCGGACAGCGGCATCGGCCGCGCGGTCGCGATCGCGTACGCGCGCGAAGGTGCCGACGTGCTGATCTCCTACCTCGACGAACACGAAGACGCGGAAGAGACCCGGCGCTGGGTGGAAGAAGCCGGGCGCAAGGCCGTCGTCGTGCCCGGCGACGTCGCCGACCCGGCGCACTGCCGCGCCCTCGTCGCCCGCGCGGTGGAGGAGTTCGGCCGGCTCGACGTCCTGGTGAACAACGCCGCCTTCCAGATGAGCCACGAAACCCTGGAAGAGATCCCGGACGAGGAGTGGGACCGCACCCTCGCCATCAACCTGAGCGCGTTCTTCCACCTCGCCAAGGCGGCGGTGCCGCACATGAAGCCGGGGGCGTCGATCATCGGCAGTTCCTCGGTCAACTCCGACAACCCGACCCCGCAGCTGCTGCCCTACGACGTGACGAAGGCGGGCATCGCGAACATGACCGCGGCGCTGGCGCAGCTGCTGGGGCCGCGGGGCATCCGGGCCAACAGCGTCGCGCCGGGACCGATCTGGACGCCGCTGATCCCGTCCACCATGCCGGAGGAGCAGGTGAAATCCTTCGGTGAGCAGGTGCCGCTGGGCCGCGCCGGCCAGCCGGCCGAGCTGGCGCCGGTGTACGTGCTGCTGGCCTCCGACGACGGCAGCTACGTGTCCGGAGCCCGCGTCGCGGTGACGGGTGGCGCGCCGATCCTCTGA
- the ctaD gene encoding cytochrome c oxidase subunit I: MTDTVTRPAPIPHRPVWRGAKGATILKTIRTTDHKTIGVLYLTTSFGFFLIGGLTALLMRGELARPGLQFLSPEQYNQLFTMHGTIMLLLYATPNLFGFANFVLPLQIGSPDVAFPRLNAFSYWLYLFGGTIVLSAYATPGGPPDFGWTAYTPLSDAIHSPGVGGDLWITGLIVTGLGTILGAVNMITTVVCLRCPGMLMWRMPIFTWNILFTSILILLAFPILTAALFALLADRHLGAHVFDPENGGAILWQHLFWFFGHPEVYVVALPYFGIVTEIIPVFSRKPLFGYKLMVFATIGITGLSAVVWAHHMFATGAVLLPFFSIMTFFIAVPTGIKFFNWIGTMWKGQLTFESPMLWSAGFLVTFLLGGLTGVILASPPLDFHIHDSYFVVAHFHYVLFGTIVFATFAGIYFWFPKITGRMLDERLAKWHFWTTFIGFHTTFLIQHWLGDAGMPRRYADYLSSDGFTWMHMVSTIGAFLLGLSVLPFIWNVFKSYRYGEPIAVDDPWGYGNSLEWATTSPPPRHNFLELPRIRSERPAFELHYPHMVERMRAEGHVTRGHPGEKASAAEAVAAATQPGEQGESDDPRGR, encoded by the coding sequence ATGACCGACACGGTGACGCGCCCGGCTCCGATCCCCCACCGGCCGGTGTGGCGGGGCGCCAAGGGCGCGACGATCCTCAAGACGATCCGCACCACCGACCACAAGACGATCGGCGTGCTCTACCTGACGACGTCGTTCGGGTTCTTCCTGATCGGCGGCCTGACCGCGCTGCTCATGCGCGGCGAGCTGGCCCGGCCCGGCCTGCAGTTCCTCTCCCCCGAGCAGTACAACCAGCTCTTCACCATGCACGGCACGATCATGCTGCTGCTCTACGCCACGCCGAACCTGTTCGGGTTCGCCAACTTCGTCCTGCCGCTGCAGATCGGCTCGCCGGACGTGGCGTTCCCGCGGCTCAACGCGTTCTCCTACTGGCTGTACCTGTTCGGCGGCACGATCGTCCTCTCCGCCTACGCCACGCCCGGCGGCCCGCCCGACTTCGGCTGGACCGCCTACACACCGCTGTCCGACGCCATCCACTCCCCCGGCGTCGGCGGCGACCTGTGGATCACCGGGCTGATCGTCACCGGTCTCGGCACCATCCTCGGCGCGGTCAACATGATCACGACCGTGGTGTGCCTGCGCTGCCCCGGGATGCTCATGTGGCGCATGCCGATCTTCACCTGGAACATCCTGTTCACCTCGATCCTCATCCTGCTCGCCTTCCCGATCCTCACCGCGGCGCTGTTCGCGCTCCTGGCCGACCGGCACCTCGGCGCGCACGTCTTCGACCCGGAGAACGGCGGCGCGATCCTGTGGCAGCACCTGTTCTGGTTCTTCGGCCACCCCGAGGTCTACGTGGTCGCGTTGCCCTACTTCGGGATCGTCACCGAGATCATCCCGGTGTTCAGCCGGAAACCGCTGTTCGGCTACAAGCTCATGGTGTTCGCGACGATCGGGATCACCGGGCTGTCGGCGGTCGTGTGGGCGCACCACATGTTCGCCACCGGCGCCGTCCTGCTCCCGTTCTTCTCGATCATGACGTTCTTCATCGCGGTGCCGACCGGGATCAAGTTCTTCAACTGGATCGGCACGATGTGGAAGGGGCAGCTGACGTTCGAGTCGCCGATGCTGTGGTCGGCCGGTTTCCTCGTCACCTTCCTGCTCGGCGGCCTGACCGGGGTCATCCTCGCGTCGCCGCCGCTGGACTTCCACATCCACGACAGCTACTTCGTCGTCGCGCACTTCCACTACGTGCTCTTCGGCACCATCGTCTTCGCGACCTTCGCCGGCATCTACTTCTGGTTCCCCAAAATCACCGGCCGGATGCTCGACGAACGCCTCGCGAAATGGCACTTCTGGACGACGTTCATCGGCTTCCACACCACGTTCCTCATCCAGCACTGGCTCGGCGACGCGGGCATGCCGCGCCGCTACGCCGACTACCTCTCGAGCGACGGCTTCACCTGGATGCACATGGTGTCCACCATCGGGGCGTTCCTGCTGGGCCTGTCGGTGCTGCCGTTCATCTGGAACGTCTTCAAGAGCTACCGCTACGGGGAACCGATCGCGGTCGACGACCCGTGGGGCTACGGCAATTCGCTCGAATGGGCGACGACCAGCCCGCCGCCCCGGCACAACTTCCTCGAACTACCCCGCATCCGGTCCGAGCGCCCGGCGTTCGAGCTGCACTACCCGCACATGGTCGAGCGGATGCGCGCGGAAGGTCACGTGACCCGCGGCCACCCCGGCGAGAAGGCGTCGGCGGCGGAAGCGGTGGCCGCTGCCACCCAGCCCGGCGAGCAGGGCGAAAGCGACGACCCCCGCGGCCGCTGA
- a CDS encoding ATP-binding protein, which produces MRSDERTVPSGEHPVRVEEDLLAARHAVRAAAVAAGFTIVDQTKIVTAASELVRNAYIHGGGGTMTVEAARNPAGRLGIRLRVRDEGPGIADVDQAMTDGFSTGAGLGHGLGGTRRLVDEFDLDTAPGRGTTVTVVRWKT; this is translated from the coding sequence ATGCGTTCTGACGAGCGGACCGTCCCTTCCGGCGAGCACCCCGTCCGCGTCGAAGAAGACCTCCTCGCGGCCCGCCACGCCGTGCGGGCGGCCGCGGTCGCCGCCGGGTTCACGATCGTCGACCAGACGAAGATCGTCACCGCGGCCAGCGAGCTGGTCCGCAACGCCTACATCCACGGCGGGGGCGGCACCATGACCGTCGAGGCCGCGCGGAACCCGGCCGGGCGGCTCGGGATCCGGCTCCGGGTGCGCGACGAAGGGCCCGGGATCGCCGACGTCGACCAGGCGATGACCGACGGCTTCAGCACCGGCGCGGGCCTCGGGCACGGCCTCGGCGGCACCCGGCGGCTCGTCGACGAGTTCGACCTCGACACCGCGCCCGGCCGCGGCACCACCGTCACCGTCGTCCGCTGGAAGACATGA
- a CDS encoding zinc-dependent alcohol dehydrogenase, whose translation MVYRGPYKVRVEEKDVPAIEHPGDAIVRVKLAAICGSDLHLYHGMMPDTRVGMTFGHEFIGVVEEIGSGVQNLKRGDRVMVPFNVFCGTCWFCARGLYSNCHNVNPNATAVGGIYGYSHTCGGYDGGQAEFVRVPFADVGPAVIPDWLDDEDAVLLTDALATGYFGAQLGEIAEGDVVVVFGAGPVGLFAAKSAWLMGAGRVIVVDHLENRLEKARSFAHAETYNFTEYDDIVVHLKKLTDHLGADVAIDAVGAEADGNLTQHVTSAKLKLQGGSPVALNWCIDSVRKGGTISVMGAYGPMFSAVKFGDAMNKGLTLRMNQCPVKRQWPRLFEHIRNGYLKPSDIVTHRIPLEHIAEGYHIFSAKLDGCIKPLIVPNAG comes from the coding sequence ATGGTGTACCGCGGGCCGTACAAGGTCCGCGTCGAAGAGAAGGACGTCCCGGCGATCGAGCATCCCGGTGACGCGATCGTCCGGGTGAAACTGGCCGCGATCTGCGGTTCGGACCTGCACCTGTACCACGGGATGATGCCGGACACGCGGGTCGGCATGACCTTCGGGCACGAGTTCATCGGCGTGGTCGAGGAAATCGGTTCCGGCGTGCAGAACCTGAAACGCGGTGACCGCGTCATGGTGCCGTTCAACGTCTTCTGCGGCACGTGCTGGTTCTGCGCGCGGGGGCTGTATTCGAACTGCCACAACGTCAACCCGAACGCCACCGCCGTCGGCGGCATCTACGGCTACTCCCACACCTGCGGCGGCTACGACGGCGGGCAGGCCGAGTTCGTCCGGGTGCCGTTCGCCGACGTGGGGCCCGCGGTGATCCCGGACTGGCTGGACGACGAAGACGCCGTCCTGCTCACCGACGCGCTCGCCACCGGCTACTTCGGCGCCCAGCTCGGCGAAATCGCCGAGGGCGACGTCGTCGTGGTGTTCGGGGCCGGGCCGGTGGGCCTGTTCGCGGCGAAGTCGGCGTGGCTGATGGGCGCGGGCCGGGTGATCGTCGTCGACCACCTGGAGAACCGGCTGGAGAAGGCGCGCAGCTTCGCCCACGCCGAGACGTACAACTTCACCGAGTACGACGACATCGTCGTGCACCTCAAGAAGCTCACCGACCACCTCGGCGCCGACGTCGCCATCGACGCGGTGGGCGCGGAAGCCGACGGCAACCTCACCCAGCACGTCACCTCGGCCAAGCTGAAGCTGCAGGGCGGCTCACCGGTGGCGCTCAACTGGTGCATCGACAGCGTCCGCAAGGGCGGCACGATCTCGGTGATGGGCGCCTACGGCCCGATGTTCAGCGCCGTCAAGTTCGGCGACGCGATGAACAAGGGCCTCACGCTGCGGATGAACCAGTGCCCGGTGAAGCGGCAGTGGCCACGGTTGTTCGAGCACATCCGCAACGGCTACCTGAAGCCGAGCGACATCGTCACCCACCGCATCCCGCTCGAGCACATCGCCGAGGGCTACCACATCTTCTCGGCCAAGCTGGACGGCTGCATCAAGCCGCTCATCGTCCCCAACGCCGGCTGA
- a CDS encoding GntR family transcriptional regulator — MSKPDVTFPAWDAGREIVLDPGSPEPLYFQVSRQLHAAIQDGRLPAGARLGNEVDLAARLRLSRPTLRQAIQTLVNQGLLVRRRGVGTQVVRTKVARPLRLSSLFDDLAGLGAKPESAVLVNRVEEAGAEVAELLEAPGLTHVRRLKRLRSTEGEPLALMNNYLPDGVLDPGDDELRERGLYQLLRSAGVRLHAAEQNIGARLATEEDAELLQEEPGAALLTMQRTTYDDAGRVVEYGWHVYRASRYTFNLSLTNGPQ, encoded by the coding sequence ATGAGCAAGCCGGACGTCACCTTCCCGGCCTGGGACGCGGGGCGCGAGATCGTCCTGGATCCGGGCAGCCCCGAGCCGCTGTACTTCCAGGTGTCCCGGCAGCTGCACGCCGCGATCCAGGACGGCAGGCTGCCGGCGGGAGCGCGGCTGGGCAACGAGGTCGACCTCGCCGCGAGGCTGCGCCTGTCGCGGCCGACGCTCCGCCAGGCGATCCAGACGCTGGTCAACCAGGGCCTGCTCGTGCGGCGGCGCGGGGTCGGCACGCAGGTCGTCCGCACGAAGGTCGCCCGGCCGCTGCGGCTCAGCAGTCTCTTCGACGACCTCGCCGGGCTGGGCGCCAAGCCGGAGTCGGCGGTGCTGGTCAACCGGGTCGAGGAGGCCGGCGCCGAAGTGGCCGAGCTGCTCGAAGCGCCCGGGCTGACGCACGTGCGGCGGCTGAAGCGGCTCCGCTCGACCGAGGGTGAGCCGCTCGCCTTGATGAACAACTACCTGCCCGACGGCGTCCTCGACCCCGGCGACGACGAGCTGCGCGAGCGCGGGCTCTACCAGCTCCTGCGGTCGGCGGGGGTGCGGTTGCACGCGGCCGAGCAGAACATCGGCGCCCGGCTCGCGACCGAAGAGGACGCGGAACTGCTGCAGGAGGAGCCGGGGGCGGCGTTGCTCACCATGCAGCGCACGACCTACGACGACGCCGGCCGGGTGGTCGAGTACGGGTGGCACGTGTACCGGGCGTCCCGCTACACGTTCAACCTTTCGCTCACCAACGGGCCTCAGTAG
- a CDS encoding Hsp20/alpha crystallin family protein — protein MLMRTDPFRELDRLTQQVLGTAGTWSKPAAMPMDAYRAGDEFVVCFDLPGVAPDAIDLDIERNVLTVKAERRPLPGGDDVEMHVSERPLGVFSRQLFLGESLDTDRIAADYEAGVLTLRIPVAEKAKPRRIEISGNRSDRREIQA, from the coding sequence ATGTTGATGCGCACCGACCCGTTCCGTGAGCTGGACCGCCTCACCCAGCAGGTCCTCGGCACCGCCGGAACCTGGTCGAAGCCGGCCGCGATGCCGATGGACGCCTACCGCGCCGGCGACGAGTTCGTGGTCTGCTTCGACCTGCCCGGCGTCGCCCCGGACGCCATCGACCTCGACATCGAGCGCAACGTGCTGACGGTCAAGGCCGAGCGCCGCCCGCTCCCCGGCGGGGACGACGTCGAGATGCACGTCTCCGAACGGCCGCTGGGCGTCTTCTCGCGCCAGCTGTTCCTCGGCGAGAGCCTCGACACCGACCGCATCGCGGCCGACTACGAAGCGGGCGTGCTGACGCTGCGCATTCCGGTCGCCGAGAAGGCCAAGCCGCGGCGCATCGAAATCAGCGGCAACCGGTCCGACCGCCGGGAAATCCAGGCCTGA
- a CDS encoding STAS domain-containing protein, with product MLGTDDSQVRTVLARMLEEDRATLARDWAGQEPREGDRSGQELRREAVELLDALRAALGGTLPVSRIVDQDHAVRDALTSLSERRARAGAQPSATAMAILALKRTMLSSIERHTDDSALRYRAALLVNELLDSAGVLTFEVYSAGRERIIREQHSQMLELSTPVVRLWRHVLAVPLIGTLDSARTQVVMNSLLESIQANEARVAIIDITGVPTVDTAVAQHLLQTVSAVRLMGAECVISGIRPSIAQTITQLGIDLSHIVTRGSLADALATAMQLLGDSGRPGAVTG from the coding sequence GTGCTGGGCACGGACGACAGCCAGGTCCGCACGGTCTTGGCGCGCATGCTGGAGGAAGACCGGGCCACGCTGGCCCGCGACTGGGCGGGGCAGGAGCCGCGCGAAGGCGACCGAAGCGGGCAGGAGCTGCGGCGCGAGGCCGTCGAACTGCTGGACGCCCTCCGGGCCGCGCTGGGCGGCACGCTCCCGGTGTCCCGGATCGTCGACCAGGATCACGCGGTGCGGGACGCGCTGACGTCGCTGTCTGAGCGCCGGGCCCGCGCGGGCGCCCAGCCGTCGGCCACCGCCATGGCGATCCTCGCGCTCAAGCGCACGATGCTGAGCTCGATCGAGCGGCACACCGACGATTCCGCCCTGCGTTACCGGGCCGCGCTGCTGGTCAACGAGCTGCTCGACAGCGCGGGCGTGCTGACCTTCGAGGTCTACTCCGCCGGTCGCGAGCGGATCATCCGCGAGCAGCACAGCCAGATGCTCGAGCTGTCCACGCCCGTCGTGCGGCTGTGGCGCCACGTCCTCGCGGTGCCGCTGATCGGCACCCTCGACAGCGCCCGGACCCAGGTCGTGATGAACAGCCTCCTGGAGTCGATCCAGGCCAACGAGGCGCGGGTGGCGATCATCGACATCACCGGCGTCCCGACCGTCGACACCGCGGTCGCGCAGCACCTGCTGCAGACCGTCAGCGCCGTCCGGCTGATGGGCGCGGAGTGCGTGATCAGCGGCATCCGGCCGTCGATCGCGCAGACCATCACCCAGCTGGGCATCGACCTCTCGCACATCGTGACCCGCGGCTCGCTGGCCGACGCGCTGGCGACCGCGATGCAGCTGCTCGGCGACAGCGGCCGCCCGGGGGCGGTGACCGGGTGA
- a CDS encoding STAS domain-containing protein, which translates to MNTGVPILRLGDILLGGLLSDLDDKTALAFTDELTTRIANEGIRGVIIDISRLEIIDSFVARVLMQLAGIGRLLGTRMIVAGMRPAVALTLTELGLQLTGVRTALNAEQAMELLGWRRPAEEAPHAF; encoded by the coding sequence GTGAACACCGGCGTGCCGATCCTGCGGCTCGGCGACATCCTGCTCGGCGGCCTGCTGAGCGACCTGGACGACAAGACCGCGCTCGCGTTCACCGACGAGCTGACCACGCGGATCGCGAACGAAGGCATCCGCGGCGTCATCATCGACATCTCCCGGCTGGAGATCATCGACTCCTTCGTCGCCCGCGTGCTCATGCAGCTGGCCGGCATCGGGCGGCTGCTCGGCACGCGGATGATCGTGGCGGGGATGCGCCCGGCCGTCGCGCTGACCCTGACCGAGCTCGGGCTCCAGCTCACCGGCGTCCGGACCGCCCTCAACGCGGAACAGGCCATGGAACTGCTGGGCTGGCGCCGTCCCGCCGAAGAAGCGCCCCATGCGTTCTGA